Proteins from a single region of Amycolatopsis sp. CA-230715:
- a CDS encoding PH domain-containing protein: MFAPRDPDEYLLETERRVIRIRRHWAVLLWDSFEAVALIAICVLVSYLLPPAMYVVQNILWYAALLVVLRFAYKVIEWWVERLVVTDKRFVMTTGVITTKVLMMPISKVTDLTYERSMTGRMFGYGTMVVESAGQIQALNKIDYLPRPEEFYDTISELVFGDKQKQQERFSMIKAQRAARGKKMVG, translated from the coding sequence ATGTTCGCCCCACGCGATCCCGACGAGTACCTCCTCGAAACCGAGCGACGGGTCATCCGGATCCGGCGGCACTGGGCGGTGCTGCTGTGGGACAGCTTCGAGGCCGTCGCGCTGATCGCGATCTGCGTGCTGGTGTCGTACCTGCTGCCGCCCGCGATGTACGTCGTGCAGAACATCCTCTGGTACGCGGCGCTGCTCGTGGTGCTCCGCTTCGCCTACAAGGTCATCGAGTGGTGGGTCGAGCGGCTCGTGGTCACCGACAAGCGGTTCGTGATGACCACCGGCGTCATCACCACCAAGGTGCTGATGATGCCGATCAGCAAGGTCACCGACCTCACCTACGAGCGCTCCATGACCGGCCGCATGTTCGGCTACGGCACGATGGTCGTCGAGTCGGCCGGTCAGATCCAGGCGCTGAACAAGATCGACTACCTGCCGCGGCCCGAAGAGTTCTACGACACGATCTCCGAGCTGGTCTTCGGCGACAAGCAGAAGCAGCAGGAGCGCTTCTCGATGATCAAGGCCCAGCGAGCTGCCCGAGGCAAGAAGATGGTCGGCTAG